GCGCAGTACGCGGTGACGCGGGAACTTCGCCGCCGGATCAAGGAGTGCTTCGAGAAGAACCACATTCAACCCGGGGGTCCGGGCGGGATGTTCCTGGTGCAGACCGGGCCCGGGAAGACGGCAGGGTAATTTAGTAATCTAGTAATTTGAAATTGGAAATTTGAGAATTTGAAGTCTTTCCGGACCGCTCGCCACGTTTCAAATTCTCGAGTTTCAAATTTCAAATTCATGGAAACAGGTCTGAAAGATCGGGTGGTGATTGTTGCCGCTTCCGCCCAGGGGATGGGTCGGGCGACGGCAGAAGCGTTCGCCGCCGAAGGCTGCCGGCTGGCAATTTGCGCGCGCAGCACGCAAAGCTTGCGCCTGGCTGCGGCCTCGATTGCCGGCAAGCATCGTGTGCCGGTACATTGCGAAGGGTTGGATGTCGCCGATGCCGGAGCGGTGCGCCAATTTGTCGCCGGTGTCGTGGAGCGGTACGGAGGAGTGGACGTCTGTGTCACCAACGCGGGAGGCCCGCCCGCAAAAACTTTTCTGGATACCAGCGATGAAGACTGGCACAGCGCGGTCGAGATGAACCTGCTCAGCGTGGTTTATTTCGCTCGCGCCGTGATCCCGCACATGCAGAAGAAAAAATGGGGGCGGCTGATTACCATCACCTCGCTCACCGTCAAGCAACCGGTAGAACACCTCGTGCTTTCCAACGCGGTGCGCACCGGGGTGGCCGGACTGGTGAAGAGCCTGGCGAATGAGTTCGGAAAGGACGGGATCCTGGTCAACAACGTCGGGCCGGGGTATACCGCCACCGAGCGACTAAAACAACTGGCAAAGGCGCAGGCGGCGGCAAGGGGCGTTTCCGAAGAAAGTATTTATCAGGGCTGGGCCGCAAGTTCTCCGCTGGGGAGAATTGCGCGACCTGAAGAAGTTGCCGAAACCATCGTGTGGCTGGCTTCGGAACGCGCGTCGTTCATCACCGGCCAGACGATTCTGGTGGACGGTGGCGCGTACAAAGGCTTGTAGCTGGGCCGGCAAGCCTCTCCATCGAATCCCGAGCATCGTAGTTGTGCCAACGGCAGGAAAAGTGTCGAACCCTCCGCCGGTGACATCTGCGGTCGGGGGGCAACGCATCTTTATATGGCAGGGGTTATGGTGGGCTCGACTGTTGTTGCCGTCATCGCCGGGATGGTGCTGGTGCTCGGGTGGTACCTGTGGTTCCGGCGGCACAATCGCCGCAAGTCCATCGAGGTCCTGCAAAGGATCAAGAACGCTTTTGCGGGGCACGCCCAGATCATCGGCGTGCGCTGGGCGGGCGCGTCGCGCTTTTCGGTGCGCCTGCGGGTATTGAGCGCGTTGTTCCAGCACGCATCGGTGCTGGTGGACCTTCATCCTCGAGAGCTGCCCCTGAACTGGCTATGGGCGCGCTTTCGCAGGCGGAAAGAAACGCTGACCTTCGAGGCCGACCTGGAGTGCCCGCCCGCCTTTAATCTGCAGGTTTACAACCACCGCTGGTGCGGCCGCACGCGTCACTTCCCCAGGAGCCGCGGACGAGTTGCAGTGGAGCACTGCGAGCCGTTCGTGCTGACCACGCGCAATGACTGGCAGCGGGAGATCACGACCATGATGACGGCGCTGGTCGCATCCCGAGATTGCGATTTTCTCAACGTGAATTTCCGCCGCAGTTCGCCCCACTTTTCGGCTTCCGTGCCGCTGGAGTCGCTCGCCGATTCGCAGTACGAAGTGGAGATCTTCGACGTGCTGCGTGAACTGGCATCGTGCGCCTCCGCCTCGCGGTTCTGAGCATTCTGGGTTACGAGCCCTGGTCGTAGGCGGTCCTGCTTCTTTCAGTATTCAGAACTGCTCAGAAGACCTGCCCTCCGGCGCCGGCGAGAGCAGGCTTACGGCCGCGGAAACGGCGAAGTTCAGACACAGGGCGCAAAACCCGGCGTTCAGCCCATGAAACGGGTCGTGCTTGCTGAGCATCAAGGCCGCCACCGTTCCTACACCAACGATCAGACCGGCGAACACGCCTGCCGCGGTCACTCTCCGCGAATACAGCCCCAGCACCACGCCGGGAAAAAACTGCGTGACCCCGGCATAGCCCAACAACAGCAGCGAGACCAGTGTGGTTGAGCTGTAAATTGCGAAATAGAGCGCGATCGCGGTAATCACCAGCACCATGATCTTCGCCAACCGGGCAACCTGCGCGTCGCTGGTGTCGGGCGCAAAGACAGGACGATATAAGTTCTTGGCAAACAAGGTGGACGCGGTCAGGATCTGGATGGCCGCGGGGACCATTGCGGTGAGCGCGCCCGCACCGCCGATCAGTCCCAGGAACCATGCGGGAAAAGTTTGCCGGACCACGGTGAGCAGCGAGAGGTCGCCGTTCTTCAAGCCGGGCACCACCAGGATTGCGGCATAGCCGGCGAAAAAAATCAGCGGCAGCGTGATGCCGTAGAGCGACATCACCACGGCATTGCGGCGCAGCGTGTTGCCGCTCTTGGCGGTATAGGCGCTGCCGAACGCGTGCGGCCACATATAAAAACCAAACGAGGTAAGCAACACGGTCGAGATGTACCAGGAGTGACCCAGGTTCAATGTCGAACCCGGCATGGTGAGGTGGTGCGGCTTGGCCTTGATCAAAGCCGCGAACATGGGGCCGATGCCGCCGAAGTAGTGATAGGGCACGCCGATGCCGACGGTGAATGCCGCCGCGAGCAGCAGGATATCCTTCAAGACGCTGACCCAGGCCACGGCGCGGATGCCGCTGGTGAATACGAATGCCGCCACCAGGGCGAAGGCAATCAGCATCGCCGGAGTGCGGCTGATCCCCTCGAAGCTGGCCACCTCCACGATGATTCCCAAACCCGTTAATTGCAGTTGCAGATAAGGGACCATGAACACGACGCCCACCAGGGAGACGAACGCGGCCAGGTGGGTGCTGCCGTACCGTTGGCGAAAGAAATCCGCTTCCGTCTGCAGCGAGTGCCGCCGGCCTACCTCCCAAATCTGTGGCAGGATGAAGAACGAGACGACGTAAGCCAGGGTAAGGTAGCCGAGGATGTAGAGTGTCGGTCCACCACGGGCATAGGCCCAGCCGCTGGCGCCCAAGAAGGCAAAGGTGGTGTAGATTTCGCCCGCCATCAGCAGCCAGACCAGCAGCAAGCCGAAGCCGCGGCCGGCGACCGTCCATTGTTCCAGGTCCATCTTGTAGCGCGCCCCGGCGTAGAAGCCAATCCCCGAGCCCAGGGCCACGATGCCGAAGATCAGTGTCAGGGCCACCGCGCTCGGGCTCATGGCAGCGTGCCCTGGTCGCGGGTGTTTCCGCGACGCCTCTCCAGCCGGTACGCACCCCACAAGCACAGCGGGGTCAGCGCCACCCAGGAGATCAGCCAGAACATGTTGAATGGAATCCCCAGGACCATGGGTTCCAGCCGATCCCAGAGAGAAACGGAGAAACAAACGCCGAGGAAAGGAGCCAGGCCAAACAGCAGCGCGCCCAGCGAGGGCCGTTTCACGCCTGCCTCCGTGAAACTGGTGAATTTGGAAGGGCCTTTACGTCACGCCGTGGTGGTTTGGCGATCGAACCCGGCCCACTTTTCCAATAATGCCAATGTCGCCGCGTAGTCCAGGTCGGCCTGGCCTTCCTCGGTGGCAATTTCGTAAATCTCTTCCACCGTCTCCAAGCCGGGCAATTTCACACGCGCTTCGCGCGCGGCGTCAAGCATGAGATGAATGTCCTTATGCATGAGGCGGAGAGGAAAGTTGGGGGAAAAGTCGCGGCGCAGGACGAAGGGCGCCTTGTAGTCGGAGACGCCGGAACGGATCATGGACGCATTCACCAGTTCCATGAAGCGCTCGCGCGGCACACCAAGCTTGCTGGTGAGGGTGAGAGCTTCGGCGAAGCCTTCGAACATGAGAGCGATCATCAGGTTGCCGCCGAGCTTGGCCGATTCGCCGCTGCCGGTCGGGCCCATGTGGATGACTTTTTTCCCCATGACGCTGAACAGAGGTTCGAGGCGGGCGACGGTGGCATCTTCGCCGCCGACGATAAAAATCAGCTGCCCGGTCTCGGCGCCGACCTTGGAACCGGTGATGGGAGCATCCACGAAATCGGCGCCCTTGGCGCGCGCGCGCTCGGCAAACTTGCGCGTGGCCGAAGGCGCAATGGTGCTGGAATCGGCAATGATCATGCCCGGCTCCAGAACGCTGTCGACGCCATCGCTGGCGAACAACAGGCGCTCGACCGCGGCGGTGTCGGCGACGCACATCCACACCACTTCAGCACCGCGCGCGGCATCGGCCGGGCTGACCGCTACCCGCGCCCCATCCACGTGCTTGCCGGCGGACCGGTTCCATACCGCGACCTCATGTCCTGCCTTGACCAGGTTCGCCGCCATCGGGCGACCCATGATTCCCAATCCCAAAAAAGCAACCCGCATGTCTGCCTCACTGTCTCGAAAAAGAACCGCAAGTGATTATACAAAGTCGCGCGTTGCGAGCGACCCTTGTGAGCGACGGAGCGCCCCGGCCGCGCTTAAACATCGCCCGTCGGGTCAGAATCATCATCGCCTGGTTGCGCGTCTAATAGGCAAATGATCAATGTCACACTCCGACGGCGGGCCCGGCAGTTCAGCAAACTGGTGCGCCACTCCGCGCTAACGCGGCGCACCGGACAGGTGCGAAAACCGGTTCTGGCCCGCAACGGGCAGCTCGGGCTCACGTTTATTGGACACTCCAGTTTTTTCGTGCAGATTGCCGGCCGCAACCTCATCATCGATCCGAACTTCGCCCGCTGGCTGTTCGTGCTCAAGCGACTGCGGCGTCCCGGGCTGATGATCCGGGATCTGCCGGCGCTGGACCTGGTGCTGGTAACCCACGCACACTTTGACCACCTGCATCGGGCATCGCTGCGAGCGCTGGTCCGCCACACGCAACGGCTGCACAGGCCCGCGCCCGCCATCGTGATTCCGCGCAATGTGGCCGACCTGGTTTCCGATCTCGGTTTCCGCGAGATCATCGAGCTCGACTTGTGGAGCGAATACGAGCACGATGGCGTCAGCATCGTGCACACGCCATCGCGCCACTGGGGAGCGCGTATCGTGCGCGACATGCACCGCGGCTTCGGAGGTTACGTGATCCGCTCGCGGCGCGAATCCCTGTACCATGCCGGGGACACCGCCTACTTTGAGGGATTTCGCGAAATCGGCGAGCGCCTGCGGCCCGACGTGGCCATGCTGCCGATCGGCGCCTACGATCCTCCGTCGTTCCGCAACGTGCACACCTCGCCGGCGGATGCGGTGCGCGCGTTCCTGGATTTGCGGGCGCGCTACATGGTGCCGATGCACTACGGCACTTTCCGCTTGTCACACGAACCCATGGACGAGCCGCTGCACTTCCTCGCCTCCGAAGCGAAGAAGCACGGAATCGAAGAAAAGGTGCTGGTGTTACAAGAGGGTGTGACGCAGGTGTTTGAGTGAGTCAGGACTATTTAGTGCTTAGTCAATAGCCATCCGCGCTTGTTTTCAGGATAATTTTGCGTTTGCGATGAATTCCTGCTTGATAGTTACCAGTTATGAACTACTGGTTCTACTTATGGTGGGCATCGGAATTATGAGTTTCCCTTTTCCAGATACCACGCCCACAATCCGCGGATAGGAGCCGCTGCAGGTTTCCACATTCGCGGCGGCGGAGCGGAACCATGCTGTGCCCGTACTGTCATACCGAGTACAACCACGATCATCCCTGCTTCTGCCATCCTTCGACCCAAGCCCAGGCACCCGAGGAACAACCGACGCCTTTTCCTGAAACCTTTCCCAGCATTGCGTGGAATTCGCACCGGGGTGTGCGGCTGGATTAGAAACGGGAGCCGCGGAGCAGGAGCTGCGAGCCTGGCCTGCCGGCCCTTCTTCACCACGCCATCAGGACGCGGAGATCGCGAAGGTTGTTCCCGGTCGGCCCGGTGACAATGGCGTCTCCCAGGCGATCGAAAAAAGGGAACGCGTCGAAAGCGGCGAGCGCCGCGGGCGCGCTCAATCCCATCGCTTCGGCGCGCGCGAGGGTGGTTCCATCAGCAACCGCTCCGGCGGCAGCGCTGTTGCCGTCAATGCCGTCGGTGCCGGCGCTGAGCACGGTAATGTTTTCGCCCGCAATTTTCTCGGCGCAATAAAGGCCAAAGTGTGAATTGCGTCCGCCGCTGCCGTGCTTGGCTTTGACCTTGACCGTTACTTCCCCGCCGGAAATGATGCACGCCCGCGACACACCCTTGCGAAGTTTGCGCAGCCGGTTGAGCAGGTGATCGGCGGCCTTGGCGTAATCCCAGTCGTCGCAGGAATTATCCACCTCGACCGCGAAGCCGTGCGCGGCTGCCTTCGCCGCCGCCGTCTGGAGGACGGAACTGTTGGAGAGGACCGGCCACCAGCGCGCGCTCACGAAGGCGGGGTCGTCCGACTTTGGAGTCTCTTCCAGCATTCGTTTGGTAAACAGCTCGCGCACCTGGGGAGGAAATTCATCCACCATGGCATGACGCTCAGCAATCCGATAGCAGTCTTCGACGGTGGTGGAATCGGGCATGGTCAGTCCCGAGGAGAGCGAGTCGAGCGCCTTGTCGGGCACGTCGGAAACCAGGATCGAGACCTGCTGCGCGGGCGCCGCAGCCTGCGCCAGCCGCCCGCCCTTGATCGCGGACAGGTGCTTGCGAATGGTATTGATCTCAGCGATGGGCGCCCCGGAATGAACCAGTACCTCGTAGGTTTTGACGATGTCGTCGAGCGAGATGTCCTGGTCGATAGGATATTCCACGCACGCCGAGCCGCCGCCGCTGATCAGGAAAATTACAAGATTGTCGGAGGAACCGTGACCGACATGGCGCAGGATGGTCCTGCCTGCGGCCAGCGATTCACGATTGGGCAGCGGATGGCCGCCGTGAAAGTAACGAAATCCGCGCAGCTGAGTGCCGGCCTGGGTGGAACCGGCGACAATACCGCCGAAGCTTTCCCCGACCTGGCCGACCAGCGCCTCGGCCATGCTTTGCGCTCCCTTGCCGATGGACACCACGGAAACGCGCTCGTAGGCGGCAAGAGAATACAGGTCGTCGCAGATGCGCAGCGCGCCCGGGTCGTAGTTGACGTGACGCGCGAATGCTTCCCGGATGGTGCTCTGCGCCAGGGCTTCCTGGAAGATCTGGCGCGCCGCCGCGCGCAATTCGCGGGCCTCGCGTTCCAGATCGGAGGTGGTGTTCGCTGGCGTCCGCCGTGGCATTAAGGTAGTTTCCAGTTTCCGGTATTCAGTTGCAAGTGCCGGCTTGCCAGGGCAAAAGCAGCCGTCATTTATGCAGGCGGCAACATAGACGTCAAGATGGGTTCATCCGCGGCAACGAACGGACCCAGTCTTCGATGGCTTTTCGCATCTCGGCGAGGTGGCCGGCGAAGAAGTGGTCGGCACCGTCGATGATCATCAACTTCCTGGGTTCCGGCACGCGCGACACCAGCAGCTCCAACTCATGATGCGGTCCGAACTGGTCCTGGCCTCCGCTGACGAACAGCTTCGGCTTGGCGCAATCGGCAAGAAACTTGTATTCGTAGCTGCGATCGTCGCCGCGAGCGGGCGTCCCAAGCAAGATGAGGGCATCGATCCGGGGATCGGGACAACCCGCCTGCAGCCCGGTTGCCGCGCCGAACGAGAACCCGGCCAGCACCATCGGCAAATGGAATTGCTGGTCAAGCCAGGCCAGCGCTGCCCGAACGTCTTCGACTTCCCCACGTCCGTTGTCATGCCTGCCTTCGCTCAAGCCGGCGCCCCGGAAATTGAAACGCAGCACCGGAAAGCCAAAGCTGTTCAGCGCCTTCATGGCGTGGAACACAACCTTGTTGTGCATGGTGCCGCCGAACAGCGGATGAGGATGGCAGACGAGCGCGGCGTGGGTGGCGGCAGGCACGCCTTCATTGAGTAGCGCCTCGAGCCGGCCGGCCGGACCGTTCAAGAACAGAGATTGGATGGCACTGGAAGGTGTGGTCACCGGAGCATTCGATGCCTAGACCTGACGCTTGGGCTCATCGCGGTGGCGGCGAGCGCCGCTGGCCCGCCCATATACGTAAATCAGCATCAGCAGCGCATAGAACGCGATGCACAGCTTGCCGTGGCCCCACTGCGCCATGAAGGGACATCCCCAAAGGAACAAGAATACCGCGGCGGCCGCGACGCATAGCGCCAGGATGAGGTTCTGCCGCTGAATCCGAATGGCCACGTCTGGTTCGATGCGGGCAGAGCTGCTTCAGTTTATTCAAATTCTGCTGGATAACTCTGCCCTATGTGGCCAGAGGAGGACGAAACCGCGAATAGAGCGGCGGGAACAGAAACGGAAAGCGAAACTGATATTCTTCTGGGCATGGACGTGGTCGCGCTAACGCGGGAGCTGGTGGACATTGAGTCGATCACCGGCAATGAAAGGGGAGTCGGTGAGTTTCTGCACCGGCGCTTGCGCGAGCTCGGCTATGAGGTACGCCTGGACCCAGTGGAGACGGGACGTTTCAACGTGTTCGCCGTGCCGCCGAAGCAGCCGCGGCCCGAAATCTTCTTGTCGACCCACATGGACACGGTCCCTCCCCACTTCCCTTCCCGCGAAGACGAGAGCCGCATTTACGGGCGCGGCGCATGCGACGCCAAGGGAATCATTGCCGCACAGATCGCCGCCGCGGAAAAGCTGCGGCAGGATGGTCCGGCGGTGGGGCTGCTGTTCCTGGTGGGAGAAGAGCGCAACAGCGCGGGCGCGCAGCACGCCAACCAGCGGCCCGCGGGTGGCCGCTTCCTGATCAATGGCGAGCCCACCGGCAATCGCCTGGCAACCGCGACCAAGGGAGCGATGCGGGTCGAACTGTTCGCCGAAGGACGCATGGCACACTCCGCCTACCCGGAGCTGGGGGAGTCGGCGATCGAGAAACTGCTGGACGCGCTGCAACGCATCCGCCAAATTTCTTTGCCCAGCGATCCGCAGCTGGGAGCGTGCACTCTCAATATCGGGCTGATCGATGGCGGCCGCGCGCCGAACGTGATCCCCGACCACGCCCATGCCGAGCTGATGTACCGGCTGATTGGGGCTTCCGATGAGCTGAAACGCCAACTGGTGGCCGCGGCGGGGGAGCAGGTGCGGGTGAAATGGGGACTGGAGCTGCCGTTCGTGCGCCTGCGCACGCTCGACGGCATTCCCACCATGATGGCGGCATTCGCAACCGATATTCCGTCACTGACGAAGTGGGGCGAACCGCTGCTGCTGGGGCCTGGGTCAATCCATGTGGCGCACACGCCCGAGGAGCACATCGAGAAGAAAGAACTGCTGGCAGCGGTGGATCTCTATGCCGAAGTCGCGCGGCGGTTGGTAGGGAGTAGCTAGTGTTGTCGCATCTTGCCCGGCAACGGAGTACTCTAACCACTGCCATGCCAGACCAGACGAACTCCCTTGCCCAGGCCTCCTCCGCATACCTGCGCTCCGCCATGCATCAGCCCATCCGCTGGTATCAATGGGGCGAGGACGCGTTCGCCGCGGCGCAGCGCGAGAATAAGCCAATGTTGCTGGACATCGGCGCAGTCTGGTGTCACTGGTGCCACGTGATGGATCGCGAGTCCTATGACGATCCGGAAGTGGCGCGCATCATCAACGAGAATTTCATCGCGATGAAGGTGGACCGCGACGAGCGTCCTGACATCGACAGCCGCTATCAATCGGCAGTGCAGGCGATGGCAGGCCAGGGGGGCTGGCCGCTGACCGCGTTCCTCACTCCCGAAGGCAAGCCCTTTTATGGCGGCACCTATTTTCCTCCTGACGATCAGTGGGGGCGGCCCGGTTTCAAGCGCGTGCTGATGGCCATCGCGGACGCGTTTCGCGGCAAACGTGACGAAGTTTTACAGCAAGCCGACATGGTGCTCAGCTCGATCAGCCAAGCGGAGTCATTCGCCGGGCGCAGCGCGAGTATTCCGCCAACCATCGTGCGCAGCGTGATCGCGTCGGCGCTGAAGACTTACGATTCCGAGCATGGGGGCTTTGGCAGCGCGCCCAAGTTTCCGCATCCCTCGACCATGGACCTGCTCATTCACCTGTACTCGCGCAGCGGCGACGAGAGGCTGCGGGAGGTGATCGCCAACACGCTGGAGCGCATGGCGCGCGGTGGCGTATATGACCAGCTTGGCGGCGGGTTTCATCGCTACTCGGTGGACGAGCGCTGGGTGGTGCCGCACTTCGAAAAAATGTCGTACGACAACTCGGAGCTGCTCAAGAATTATGTCCACGGCTACCAGGCGACCGGCAATTCGTTGTTTGCCGCGGTGGCGCGCGACATCATCCGCTGGATGGATGCGTGGCTGAGCGACCGCAGCGAGGGCGGTTTTTACGCTTCGCAGGACGCCGACATCAATCTCGACGATGACGGCGACTACTTCACCTGGACCCTGGAGGAAGCGCGGGCCGCGCTGACCGAGGAAGAGCTGAAGGTTGCGCAGCCCTATTATGACATCAACGAAGCCGGCGAGATGCATCACAACCCGGCCAAGAACGTGCTCTTCGTGCACGCCTCGGTGGAAGAGATCGGTGTGCGAACCGGCATGCAGCGCGACCGCATTTCCGCACTGCTCGATGCGGCAAAAGACAAGATGTACGCGGCGCGCCTGAAGCGAGCCACGCCGTTTGTCGACAAGACTGTTTACGTCGGCTGGAACGCGCTGTGCGTCTCCGCCTATCTCGAGGCTGCGCGCGTGCTCTCGCTGGAGGATGCGCGGCACTTTGCGCTGCGCTCGCTGGACCGAATTCTTTCCCACGGGTTCACCGCCGAAGGCGGACTGAAGCACGTCATCGCCTATGCCGATCCCCAGGCGCCCAAGCGGAACGTGGCGGGCGTGCTGGACGACTACGCTTTCACCGCGCTTGCCTGCCTCGATGGGTACGAGGCGACGGCCGACCTCAGCTACTTCACCTTTGCCCGCAAGATCGTGGACGCCATGATCGAGCGCTTGTACGACCAGACTTCGGGCGGCTTTTTCGACTCCGAAAACAAAGCGGTGCTGGGCGCGCTCACCGCCCGTCGCAAACCGTTCCAGGACTCTCCGACTCCGGCGGGAAATTCCGCCGCCGCGATCGCGCTGTTCCGCATGCACGCCTACACCCATGAAGACAGCTACCGTGAAAAGGCTGAAGACACGCTTGAGGTTTTCGCCGGAATGGCTGAGCAATATGGGATGTTCGCGGCTACCTACGCGCTGGCCGCAGTGTGGCTGCTGGAGGGTCA
This genomic interval from Terriglobales bacterium contains the following:
- a CDS encoding thioredoxin domain-containing protein, whose product is MPDQTNSLAQASSAYLRSAMHQPIRWYQWGEDAFAAAQRENKPMLLDIGAVWCHWCHVMDRESYDDPEVARIINENFIAMKVDRDERPDIDSRYQSAVQAMAGQGGWPLTAFLTPEGKPFYGGTYFPPDDQWGRPGFKRVLMAIADAFRGKRDEVLQQADMVLSSISQAESFAGRSASIPPTIVRSVIASALKTYDSEHGGFGSAPKFPHPSTMDLLIHLYSRSGDERLREVIANTLERMARGGVYDQLGGGFHRYSVDERWVVPHFEKMSYDNSELLKNYVHGYQATGNSLFAAVARDIIRWMDAWLSDRSEGGFYASQDADINLDDDGDYFTWTLEEARAALTEEELKVAQPYYDINEAGEMHHNPAKNVLFVHASVEEIGVRTGMQRDRISALLDAAKDKMYAARLKRATPFVDKTVYVGWNALCVSAYLEAARVLSLEDARHFALRSLDRILSHGFTAEGGLKHVIAYADPQAPKRNVAGVLDDYAFTALACLDGYEATADLSYFTFARKIVDAMIERLYDQTSGGFFDSENKAVLGALTARRKPFQDSPTPAGNSAAAIALFRMHAYTHEDSYREKAEDTLEVFAGMAEQYGMFAATYALAAVWLLEGHTQVVVVGNDERARELYAAAVAPFAVNKAVVKVSDSAAAPQNLPPVIAETVPNIPAVKDGKSTAVLCSNFTCRPPISDPDELAKVLHETLVAKAA
- a CDS encoding NAD(P)-dependent oxidoreductase — encoded protein: MRVAFLGLGIMGRPMAANLVKAGHEVAVWNRSAGKHVDGARVAVSPADAARGAEVVWMCVADTAAVERLLFASDGVDSVLEPGMIIADSSTIAPSATRKFAERARAKGADFVDAPITGSKVGAETGQLIFIVGGEDATVARLEPLFSVMGKKVIHMGPTGSGESAKLGGNLMIALMFEGFAEALTLTSKLGVPRERFMELVNASMIRSGVSDYKAPFVLRRDFSPNFPLRLMHKDIHLMLDAAREARVKLPGLETVEEIYEIATEEGQADLDYAATLALLEKWAGFDRQTTTA
- a CDS encoding DUF4147 domain-containing protein; this encodes MPRRTPANTTSDLEREARELRAAARQIFQEALAQSTIREAFARHVNYDPGALRICDDLYSLAAYERVSVVSIGKGAQSMAEALVGQVGESFGGIVAGSTQAGTQLRGFRYFHGGHPLPNRESLAAGRTILRHVGHGSSDNLVIFLISGGGSACVEYPIDQDISLDDIVKTYEVLVHSGAPIAEINTIRKHLSAIKGGRLAQAAAPAQQVSILVSDVPDKALDSLSSGLTMPDSTTVEDCYRIAERHAMVDEFPPQVRELFTKRMLEETPKSDDPAFVSARWWPVLSNSSVLQTAAAKAAAHGFAVEVDNSCDDWDYAKAADHLLNRLRKLRKGVSRACIISGGEVTVKVKAKHGSGGRNSHFGLYCAEKIAGENITVLSAGTDGIDGNSAAAGAVADGTTLARAEAMGLSAPAALAAFDAFPFFDRLGDAIVTGPTGNNLRDLRVLMAW
- a CDS encoding sodium:solute symporter family protein — its product is MSPSAVALTLIFGIVALGSGIGFYAGARYKMDLEQWTVAGRGFGLLLVWLLMAGEIYTTFAFLGASGWAYARGGPTLYILGYLTLAYVVSFFILPQIWEVGRRHSLQTEADFFRQRYGSTHLAAFVSLVGVVFMVPYLQLQLTGLGIIVEVASFEGISRTPAMLIAFALVAAFVFTSGIRAVAWVSVLKDILLLAAAFTVGIGVPYHYFGGIGPMFAALIKAKPHHLTMPGSTLNLGHSWYISTVLLTSFGFYMWPHAFGSAYTAKSGNTLRRNAVVMSLYGITLPLIFFAGYAAILVVPGLKNGDLSLLTVVRQTFPAWFLGLIGGAGALTAMVPAAIQILTASTLFAKNLYRPVFAPDTSDAQVARLAKIMVLVITAIALYFAIYSSTTLVSLLLLGYAGVTQFFPGVVLGLYSRRVTAAGVFAGLIVGVGTVAALMLSKHDPFHGLNAGFCALCLNFAVSAAVSLLSPAPEGRSSEQF
- a CDS encoding DUF3311 domain-containing protein, encoding MKRPSLGALLFGLAPFLGVCFSVSLWDRLEPMVLGIPFNMFWLISWVALTPLCLWGAYRLERRRGNTRDQGTLP
- a CDS encoding MBL fold metallo-hydrolase; the protein is MINVTLRRRARQFSKLVRHSALTRRTGQVRKPVLARNGQLGLTFIGHSSFFVQIAGRNLIIDPNFARWLFVLKRLRRPGLMIRDLPALDLVLVTHAHFDHLHRASLRALVRHTQRLHRPAPAIVIPRNVADLVSDLGFREIIELDLWSEYEHDGVSIVHTPSRHWGARIVRDMHRGFGGYVIRSRRESLYHAGDTAYFEGFREIGERLRPDVAMLPIGAYDPPSFRNVHTSPADAVRAFLDLRARYMVPMHYGTFRLSHEPMDEPLHFLASEAKKHGIEEKVLVLQEGVTQVFE
- a CDS encoding alpha/beta fold hydrolase; amino-acid sequence: MTTPSSAIQSLFLNGPAGRLEALLNEGVPAATHAALVCHPHPLFGGTMHNKVVFHAMKALNSFGFPVLRFNFRGAGLSEGRHDNGRGEVEDVRAALAWLDQQFHLPMVLAGFSFGAATGLQAGCPDPRIDALILLGTPARGDDRSYEYKFLADCAKPKLFVSGGQDQFGPHHELELLVSRVPEPRKLMIIDGADHFFAGHLAEMRKAIEDWVRSLPRMNPS
- a CDS encoding SDR family oxidoreductase, with the translated sequence METGLKDRVVIVAASAQGMGRATAEAFAAEGCRLAICARSTQSLRLAAASIAGKHRVPVHCEGLDVADAGAVRQFVAGVVERYGGVDVCVTNAGGPPAKTFLDTSDEDWHSAVEMNLLSVVYFARAVIPHMQKKKWGRLITITSLTVKQPVEHLVLSNAVRTGVAGLVKSLANEFGKDGILVNNVGPGYTATERLKQLAKAQAAARGVSEESIYQGWAASSPLGRIARPEEVAETIVWLASERASFITGQTILVDGGAYKGL
- a CDS encoding M20/M25/M40 family metallo-hydrolase translates to MWPEEDETANRAAGTETESETDILLGMDVVALTRELVDIESITGNERGVGEFLHRRLRELGYEVRLDPVETGRFNVFAVPPKQPRPEIFLSTHMDTVPPHFPSREDESRIYGRGACDAKGIIAAQIAAAEKLRQDGPAVGLLFLVGEERNSAGAQHANQRPAGGRFLINGEPTGNRLATATKGAMRVELFAEGRMAHSAYPELGESAIEKLLDALQRIRQISLPSDPQLGACTLNIGLIDGGRAPNVIPDHAHAELMYRLIGASDELKRQLVAAAGEQVRVKWGLELPFVRLRTLDGIPTMMAAFATDIPSLTKWGEPLLLGPGSIHVAHTPEEHIEKKELLAAVDLYAEVARRLVGSS